AGTAGTAGCAATACCGTCCTTTATAGCCCGATTCCATATCGCCCGTAATGTTTTAATGTAATATCTTCTGGTATTACCGGCACAGCCTCTTTTCTCTAGAAATAGATCGAAATCTTTCAGGTATCTCACATCTATTTCACCAAACAACCGTTTTTCAACCCTAGAATCGAATATCTCTAATATTTTACGGGTATTTTCATAGCAATTCGCATTGCCATAATGCTCGGTATCTCTAAAATCACACACCAACTTATCGATATATTTCAACACGTTCCCTTGAGCACCTTTATTGCTAAATAACTCATCAAATTGGCTTAGAGTCCAATTTTTACCAATTCGTTCAAAAGACAGAATTATGTCATTTGCTCTGTTCTCGATCTCGTTCAAAAGAATATTATACTTTTCATTGTCAGGACAAAGACGCTTATCCTTCTTATAGCGCCCGATCTCTTCATTCCATTGCTTTTCAGTAGCTCGAAGATTGCCAATTGTAATGTACTTCAGTTTGCTTTGCTTAGTAACACGGAGCATTACAGGGAAGGTTCCATTTTTAGCTTGATTGCTTTTGTATAGGAGAATTTTGATTCGTGCCATGCCAGAGTAATAATTAAACATCTATTAAACTTTACATGCAATTTCATGCAAATTCCGTTGACGGTCATTTTACATATACCATTGAATTTCAATTAAATTTACAAATAAAATCTCTATTTTGCAAGTCGTTGCTATACCTATATTCTCACCTGGGGGGCGAGAGGTCGGACGTTCGAGTCGTCTCACCCCGACTACTGAAAATCAGTGTTTTGCACAAGAACAAGGGCAATCCTAACGGGTTGCCCTTTTTATTTTGGCAGAAATCCTATCTAACCTCAACACATGCCGCACTCCCACCCCTCTAGCATTTGCGAATTATTCAGCACAGGCAAACAGCCAATCTTTCAATGTTAAGCCAAGGTTACGCGTCTATAACCTTAAGTTTACCTTCTGGCAGTATCCTTAACGATTTATTCAAACACCATTAAGCCTACAGTAACGAACGGGCTGTTTCTTTGCTATCAGAAAAAAGGATTTTCGATGGTCGTAAGATTAGCGTAATGTAAGCGTAAAAAAGAGGAAACAATATATTTCACCAATATCAACATTTAAATAGAACTTACATAAAGCGCTAGTTGTTAGTAAAAAACCAGACTAAGTCCAACAACAAAAATTGAATTCCAAAATGGTGAATATGTACAACCGACTAATACTTGCAGCATCAGCATTGCTGATTTCGGTAGCAGCATTCGGTCAAACCGTAAAGGTTATGGGTAGCGACACCGCACTCCCACTCACCCAAAAGGAGGCTGAGGCATTCATCAAAACCAATAAGAATGCATCCATAGCCGTAACAGGCGGCGGCAGTGGGGTTGGCATTGCTGCCCTTATCGAAGGAACTACCGACATCGCCATGGCATCGCGCCCGCTTAAGTTTTACGAGAAGATCAAGATACAAGCAGCAAAGATCAACTACAAGCAGGTAGAGATCGCCAAAGATGCACTATCGGTAATCGTTCATCCATCGAATAAGGTATCGAAGTTGAACCGCCAGCAGCTTGAGGATATCTTCACCGGAAAAATCACCAACTGGAAACAGGTTGGCGGCAGCGACATGCGCATCATTGTTTACACCCGCGAAACCAGCTCGGGCACCTACGAGTTCTTTAAAGACCACGTGATGGGCAAGAAGAACTTTGCAAGAACGGCGCTAAGCATGTCGGCCACTGGAGCCGTAATCCAATCCATCAGCCAAACCAAGGGTGCCATTGGGTACGTAGGACTGGCATACCTCAACAAAAAGGTAAAGCAGATTGCCGTATCATTTAACGGTAAGGGATACGTTGCACCAACCGTTCAGAATGCCCTAAGCGGCAAATACCCTATCACCCGACCACTTTACTACTTCTACGATATAAAGCGTGAGAAGGTAGTAATGCCTTTCATCCACTTTGTACTATCGGAAAAGGGGCAGCAGCTTGTGAAGGAGGATGGATATATTCCGGTAAAATAAGATAAGAAACGCGATTAGAGTCAAGATAATTAGAAAATAATTCGCTGTGAAAAACACCTTTAAAAGATTTGTAGAAAGATTTATTGAAGGAATCCTATTCCTAAGCGGAACCATTACCACCATTACGGTTTTGCTTATCGTGGTATTCCTTTTCCGGGAGGGATCGGGGCTGTTTAACCGCAGCACCATGGAGAAGGGGTTTGTGCTTGCAGTAAACAAGAGCAACCCGGTAGCAAAGCTTAGTTCGTACGAGATTAAGGAGATCTTCGACGGAAAGATTACCAGTTGGAAGCAGGTTGGCGGGAAGAACGAGGAGATTAAGCTATTCCACGTAGAAGACATCACCAACTACTATACCGAAGAGCAGATTGGCGCCAACTTCGAGAACCTACCCAAGCTACTCAGCAACGTGGTGGACAGCATCCCGAACATCGTGGCATTCGTTCCAGAGATGTACCTTGACAAGCACTTCAAAGGAAGAGTACTCCCCGAAAAGAAGCTTACGCTTAAGGAGTTCTTCTTCGGAAAGGAGTGGTATCCCACCGCTCAGCCATCAGCACAATTTGGAGCCTTCTCGCTAATTACCGGAACACTTTGGGTTAGCCTCTGGGCCATCCTCATATCACTGCCGCTGGGACTTTCGGTTGCCATATATATGGCAGAGATTGCCAATCCGAAGGTTCGCAGCATCCTGAAACCAGTAATCGAGCTGCTGGCAGGTATTCCTTCGGTGGTTTACGGTTTCTTTGGGCTGATTGTCATTGTGCCCCTCATTCAAAAGGTTTTCAACCTACCTGTAGGCGAAACGGCACTTGCGGGAAGCCTTATCCTTGCCATTATGGCGCTACCAACCATCATCACCATATCGGAAGATGCAATACGCACTACACCGCGTGCAATGAAGGAGGCTAGCCTTGCGCTGGGGGCCACCCACTGGCAAACCATCTACAAGGTAGTTATCCCCTACTCCAGCTCGGGTATTGCAGCAGCCGCCATCCTCGGCATTGGCCGTGCCATTGGCGAAACCATGGCGGTGCTGATGGTAACGGGCAACGCAGCCATTATACCAACAACGCTGCTGGAGCCGGTGCGAACCATCCCTGCGACCATCGCTGCCGAAATGGGCGAAGCACCACAGGGTGGCATCCACTTCGAGGCGCTGTTTGCCCTTGGTGCCATCCTCTTTATCATGACGCTTATCATTAACATCGTGGTAGACTACATCTCCAACCGAAAGAAAATTGCAAAACGATAGAAAGCCATGAAGGACAGCAACACAATATACAGTTCCAAGCGAGCAAGCCAAAGCGTAGCCTTTTGGGTATTCCGCTTTTTCAGTCTGCTGGTGGTAGCCATACTGGTAACGATCCTCTCCTTTATCATCTACAAGGGAGCAGGCGCCATCAGCTGGGATTTTATCACTAAGATGCCCGAAGATGGCATGACCAAAGGGGGCATCCTCCCTGCCATTGTAGGAACGCTATGTCTGGTAGGCGGAAGCATCATATTCGCCTTCCCAGTTGGGGTGCTCTCGGGGATATACGTCAACGAGTACGCCAAGAACGGCTGGTTTATCCGTTTTGTGCGGATGATGACCAACAACCTAGCGGGTATTCCATCCATCGTATTTGGGATGTTCGGGATGGCGCTCTTTGTGAACTACCTTAAGTTTGGCACCTCCATCATTGCCGGATCGCTAACGCTCGGGCTGATGGTGCTCCCCATCGTTATCCGCACCACCGAGGAGGCGCTGAAATCCATCGACGACTCGTTCCGCCACGGCAGCTTCGCCCTTGGTGCCTCGAAGCTGGAGACGATACGCCGGGTAACGCTACCAATGGCATTCCCCAACATCGTAACAGGACTGGTGCTGGCAATCGGTAGGGTATCGGGAGAAACAGCACCTATCCTATTTACCGCAGCAGCCTACTTCCTGCCTAAGCTGCCATCGAGCATCACCGACCCAGTAATGGCGCTGCCCTACCACCTGTACGTGCTCTCGACAAGCGGCACCGACCTCGAAGCATCGCGCAGCATGGCCTACGGAACGGCCCTAGTGCTGGTTGTCATGGTTCTTATCGTAAACCTGATAGCCAACGCGCTGCGCAAGTATTTTAGTAAGAAAGTAAAAATGAACTAGCATCATGTATAAGATTGAGGCAAAAGACGTCAACCTGCACTACGGCGACTTCCACGCGCTAAAGGGCATCAGCATGAGCATGAAGCCCAACACCGTTACCGCCCTCATTGGGCCATCGGGCTGCGGTAAGTCCACCTTCCTGCGCTGCATCAACCGTATGAACGACCTGATTGACTCGGTGAAAATCTCGGGCCTTATTGCAGTGGATGGCGAGGACATCTACGAGAAAAACATAAACGTGGATGAACTCCGTAAGCATGTCGGCATGGTATTCCAGAAGCCCAACCCCTTCCCCAAGTCAATCTTCGAAAACGTGGCCTACGGCCTACGCGTGAACGGAGAAAATAACAAGAACTTTATCGAAGATAAGGTAAAGGAATCACTGGTACAGGCTGCCCTTTGGAACGAGGTAAAGGATAAGCTTAAGAAATCGGCGTTCGAGCTCTCGGGTGGACAGCAGCAGCGCCTCTGCATTGCTAGGGCGCTGGCCATATCACCATCGGTGCTGCTGATGGACGAGCCAGCATCGGCGCTCGACCCCATATCGACCTCAAAGATCGAGGAGTTGATCTACGAGCTGAAGTCTAACTACACCATCGTTATCGTAACGCACAACATGCAGCAGGCCGGGCGCGTAAGCGACCACACCGCCTTCTTCTACATGGGCGAGCTCATCGAGTACGGCGATACCAAGAAGGTGTTTACCAACCCCGACCATATCCAAACCCAGAACTACATCACGGGTAGGTTTGGTTAGTGGATTGCTGTTAGGCGAAGGCTGGAGCCTTCGCCTAACAAAGTGAAACGCTTAACCCACCCCTACCCCTCCCAAGGAGGGGATAAACTGCCATAATTATGCATTGTGCGTTTGAAAACATCCTTAACTAGACAACGATGGACACAGTATCAGCCAAACAACGCAGAACATAAGCAATACGCCTACGCCCCAAAACAACCAACATTAGTAACCTTACAAAAACACAACCGCTATGACGCATTTAGATAACGAGCTTCACATGCTAAAGACCGAGATGGGAAACATGCTCCACACGGTGCTCTTCCAACTCGAGAAGGCCCAAGAGGCCTGCATCAACGGGAATGTCGACCTGGCCCACGAGGTGGTGGCCCGCGAAAAACGGGTAAATGCCTACGAGCTGAAGATCGACAGCGACTGCGAAAACATCATCGCGCTCTTTAACCCTGTGGCCATCGACCTGCGGATGGTGCTCTCCACCCTCAAGATTAACTCCGACACCGAGCGCATCGGCGACTTTGCCGAGGGCCTGGCCAAGATATCGCTCAACAACCCCAACGGCTTCGACAAGGAGCTGGCGCAGGTGGCTAGCCTCGAGGTGATCTTTAAGAATGCCATCGAGATGCTCTCCGACGCCAAGGTGGCCTTCGATAAGGAGAATCCGCAGCTGGCCTCCTCCATCCTCTCCAAGGATGATATCCTCGACGAGGTGAACCGCAAGGCCAACGCCATCATCGAGGCCTACATCAAGGCGCACCCCGACAACATCACCCAGGCGCTCGACATGATTTCGGTGATCCGCAAGATTGAGCGCATTGGCGACCACTGCAGCAACATCGCCGAGGAGATCATCTTCTACATCGAGGCAAAG
This window of the uncultured Acetobacteroides sp. genome carries:
- the phoU gene encoding phosphate signaling complex protein PhoU; this translates as MTHLDNELHMLKTEMGNMLHTVLFQLEKAQEACINGNVDLAHEVVAREKRVNAYELKIDSDCENIIALFNPVAIDLRMVLSTLKINSDTERIGDFAEGLAKISLNNPNGFDKELAQVASLEVIFKNAIEMLSDAKVAFDKENPQLASSILSKDDILDEVNRKANAIIEAYIKAHPDNITQALDMISVIRKIERIGDHCSNIAEEIIFYIEAKVLKHQDKK
- the pstA gene encoding phosphate ABC transporter permease PstA yields the protein MKDSNTIYSSKRASQSVAFWVFRFFSLLVVAILVTILSFIIYKGAGAISWDFITKMPEDGMTKGGILPAIVGTLCLVGGSIIFAFPVGVLSGIYVNEYAKNGWFIRFVRMMTNNLAGIPSIVFGMFGMALFVNYLKFGTSIIAGSLTLGLMVLPIVIRTTEEALKSIDDSFRHGSFALGASKLETIRRVTLPMAFPNIVTGLVLAIGRVSGETAPILFTAAAYFLPKLPSSITDPVMALPYHLYVLSTSGTDLEASRSMAYGTALVLVVMVLIVNLIANALRKYFSKKVKMN
- a CDS encoding PstS family phosphate ABC transporter substrate-binding protein, giving the protein MYNRLILAASALLISVAAFGQTVKVMGSDTALPLTQKEAEAFIKTNKNASIAVTGGGSGVGIAALIEGTTDIAMASRPLKFYEKIKIQAAKINYKQVEIAKDALSVIVHPSNKVSKLNRQQLEDIFTGKITNWKQVGGSDMRIIVYTRETSSGTYEFFKDHVMGKKNFARTALSMSATGAVIQSISQTKGAIGYVGLAYLNKKVKQIAVSFNGKGYVAPTVQNALSGKYPITRPLYYFYDIKREKVVMPFIHFVLSEKGQQLVKEDGYIPVK
- the pstB gene encoding phosphate ABC transporter ATP-binding protein PstB, with amino-acid sequence MYKIEAKDVNLHYGDFHALKGISMSMKPNTVTALIGPSGCGKSTFLRCINRMNDLIDSVKISGLIAVDGEDIYEKNINVDELRKHVGMVFQKPNPFPKSIFENVAYGLRVNGENNKNFIEDKVKESLVQAALWNEVKDKLKKSAFELSGGQQQRLCIARALAISPSVLLMDEPASALDPISTSKIEELIYELKSNYTIVIVTHNMQQAGRVSDHTAFFYMGELIEYGDTKKVFTNPDHIQTQNYITGRFG
- the pstC gene encoding phosphate ABC transporter permease subunit PstC, whose protein sequence is MKNTFKRFVERFIEGILFLSGTITTITVLLIVVFLFREGSGLFNRSTMEKGFVLAVNKSNPVAKLSSYEIKEIFDGKITSWKQVGGKNEEIKLFHVEDITNYYTEEQIGANFENLPKLLSNVVDSIPNIVAFVPEMYLDKHFKGRVLPEKKLTLKEFFFGKEWYPTAQPSAQFGAFSLITGTLWVSLWAILISLPLGLSVAIYMAEIANPKVRSILKPVIELLAGIPSVVYGFFGLIVIVPLIQKVFNLPVGETALAGSLILAIMALPTIITISEDAIRTTPRAMKEASLALGATHWQTIYKVVIPYSSSGIAAAAILGIGRAIGETMAVLMVTGNAAIIPTTLLEPVRTIPATIAAEMGEAPQGGIHFEALFALGAILFIMTLIINIVVDYISNRKKIAKR